The following is a genomic window from Epinephelus moara isolate mb chromosome 17, YSFRI_EMoa_1.0, whole genome shotgun sequence.
AAGACTGAGACTAACACTCACTATTGATAGCTCTAAGACAGAATTAATGTCATATGATCATGTGACTGACACCACAGGACTTGTGGTGTGGCTTAAACTAACCCAAAACAGGGTGTCTGTTGGAAATCCGGTCAATCTGAGTATCGTGTTTAAGTGATATCAGGGTGCCTCAAATCTGCTGcatgaattaaaattaaaattttaactTTCAAAACTCTAGGATGCCTCTCATGATGGATGGAGGTCCCTCTAAACCTCGACTCAATGCCATCTGCACAATGATTTTCCATTTCACTGCTGCCGTCCTCTTCCTAACTTGTCCTTGCAGAGGTAAAGACATCACTACACACTTCAAAATCTCAAATTGCTGCTTAAACTATAAACTATGACagacttaaaatgaaaaaacaaacaaacaatatagcATTTAATGGGCCAAACACAAACTCACTTGAATCGCTTGCCCACGAAACCATGGCTTTATAGTAGGTTAGTAAATTCACTATATCTCGTGAGGAGGAGTCTCTCAAACTGTCTGTTAGACAGTCCCTTTCTCCTCTGAGTCAGCAGAAGACAGCCCAAGCTGGAGAGTGTTTTCCATGGGCACACTAGATGGCACGGCTGTTGTAGatagataaatatttttatttgcgCCTGTTGGAAATTTGACTTGTAATATTGTGAATGTTGTGAACCCAACATTAAAAGATCATCCTCTTTTAAGTTTATATCATGAACTCAATAGCAAACAGTTGCTCATTGAGACATCCAGCAGTTGCAGAGCAATATGATCATTTATGTGgaattgtgtttgtgtcttcatGATGAATGACGAATAATCCAAGTGTAAAACTAAATTTTATATTCAGATGTGAATCTATGTTGTCTGGTGAAATGCGGGGTACCACAGGGTTCAAATCTGAGAcctattttgttttctctgctgtgacacaccatccacagCTCTGGTTTGATTGTGTATTGTGTTTCTTTATGTGTCATTACATGCAGATGACATCCAACTTAACATTTTAGCTACAGATGATAAACTCAACTCCATTAAAATATTGCCTGGCACATTTATTTCCTACCGCATGCACTTTAAATCGATAAAGCCACCTAGTTTCTTAGTCCTCTGAACCTTGACACATTTTACTGGCTGTTGAGCCTGATTATAAATACATCAAATATATCAATCTGTGTCTGAACATTTTTATTCCCCTTTCAGGTCAGTCTCAGATGGTCAGTCCTTCACAGCCAATTGTGGCAGCAGTCGGTCAAGACATCATGTTACCATGCCATCTGGAACCTGCTGTTAATGTCACTGACATGACTGTGGAGTGGACGAGACCTGACCTGAATCCTAGATTTGTTTATGTGTGGCGTGACGGTGTGGAACTAGAGATGAAAAAACATCAGTCCTATGTAGGGAGAACATCAGTGTCCATCACCAAATTGAAACATGGAGACATTTCACTGAAACTCTGCAAAGTAAAAATCTCTGATAAGGGGAAATACAGGTGCTTTATTCCCACACTGAGCAGAGAATCTACTGTTGAGCTTGTTGTTGGTgagttaataaattattttggCTTCAGATAGCAATGCCAAAGTAACCTATATTGCAGCGGTATGATACACCGCCAGAAGGCCAGACAGCACCTATcgtggcagtatgatatgcaGATGCATGGTGTCATTTCATAAGACAGCCAGATGGCACTGGTTGTGTTGGTATGATACACTGCTGGACGGTCAAAAGTGCTGTCAgtaacaatgtaatataaggagctgaaaAGTCTGTATAGCATGGGCAGCAAGGGTGGTGGATAGGTTCGACAAATCCTGGACTTTCACTCGGGAAACAAGTGTTTGCTTCCGGTATGAaggtagagccaaaccatgatgttttttctaaacctaaccacacgttttTATTGACGTTTGGTTGCTGCTTGCCATGTCCTTttcttgcctaaacttaaccacgtgATTTTGTTGACGTCCTGTCCGAGAAAATCAACAGCAGATGATGATAGATACTGAGCAAgtaatatgtagacatggaAGTCCATTGACAAAGTGGTgatatttgatgacttgggGTGACAAATTGTTGGTATTTCCAAGAATTTCAATTGAGACTTTTTCGTTCTAACTATTATGTCGAGTTTTCCTCTTTCATCAGGTGCAGTCTCTTCACTCACTGTTAGCTTTATGAGGACTGACAATGACCTCAGAGGAGTGGTGTTACAGTGTGAGTCTGCAGGCTGGTATCCAGAGCCTGAGGTGCTGTGGCTGGACGGTGAGGGAaagctcctctctgctggacctacagagacagtcagaggTCCTGATGACCTCTATactgtcagcagcagagtgactgtggagaagagacacagcaacagcttcaCCTGTAGAGTCCAACAGAGGAACATCAACCAGACCAGAGAGACACACATCCAGGTTCCAGGTAGAAAACATGACGTGTGAGTTACTAATGTTACCACTTTGTTATAGACAGTTAAAGTCTTCTTTTATAAACGTATCTGTGTTTTATGATTTCAGAGTATCTCTTCATGGCCCAGTCTAATGCTGCTCACATCATCATCTGCTTGATTGTGTGCATCCTGTCTGTTGTTGCAGTTGTATTCATTGTTCGGAAAATGGGACAAATAGAAAAAAGTAAGTAAGAAATgcattcctttttttccataCCTCTAATTACGGGAAATGAACACCTGCTCCTCAGGTGAAAATTGGTGGTTGCTGGATCCATCCATCACCTCTCCCACCTGCTCTCTTCATACTTCTGCCACCTTTACTTTCGTtgttccccctgatgctgctggtcACCGTTAAACATGTGCTAATATGAAAAGACAGCTGTTTTTGTCGGTGTCAAACGCCGGAAATCACTGACATAGTGCCTACGATTTTAGAGTGAGTCTTGGTTCGGTCATCCAGTTTCATGCCTCAAACACCTTTGAAATAAAACCTGGGTGGTTATCAGGTTAGCAGCTTCATTGTTGTTGGTGATTAAAACAATAACCCTTGCtccaagccaaaaaaaaaaagaaaaattgggggaaaaataaaaatagctttttattcattattaagTGATTACTATTATTTCAAATAACAGTTTTTAACA
Proteins encoded in this region:
- the LOC126403825 gene encoding butyrophilin subfamily 3 member A2-like, translating into MPLMMDGGPSKPRLNAICTMIFHFTAAVLFLTCPCRGQSQMVSPSQPIVAAVGQDIMLPCHLEPAVNVTDMTVEWTRPDLNPRFVYVWRDGVELEMKKHQSYVGRTSVSITKLKHGDISLKLCKVKISDKGKYRCFIPTLSRESTVELVVGAVSSLTVSFMRTDNDLRGVVLQCESAGWYPEPEVLWLDGEGKLLSAGPTETVRGPDDLYTVSSRVTVEKRHSNSFTCRVQQRNINQTRETHIQVPEYLFMAQSNAAHIIICLIVCILSVVAVVFIVRKMGQIEKKTSDGSTELQHLMGGGFREKLMTGRDNAKAKLDEELQKNKGELQHVQQVITTLMDQKEGLENQEEKLNSLLQKDNAEKEENEKDQENIGFMEKEKKKKLEKMKEDVERRMKAYTFFCRHRCLCFMV